One stretch of Serinicoccus hydrothermalis DNA includes these proteins:
- a CDS encoding TniQ family protein → MRVAPLPVRPTPRPGEPLSSYAARLADANGLARGRVLPAWRQDIDVPPTELSTVGALAALDPAVATRLTMDRYPLAIRGHGPQRRHGWRLHHSVAWVCPSCTVSTGHRDLFWQTALVPVCQRCSCYLIHAGSPHVAVPAHPWVLEVVQVLVELAEASVEEPGARRVLYRRRRRCQQLAATIDGGSLGVGSDLPPLDLVAARTWGAYPCPDPTTVAALLVITGPRRSRQSKPAHLRCQQSSTFTGADRDRLDWFLTRLRHHVDHDDLRPDHVPSMLPPPQGDDARKPGAWLSLTRAATAMHMLIADASGHSETPQEAMTALGVPGIPSSALIDGIDTGEGLREQDGDLLTTALQQLLADGLVDYQRRRDILRPATRLPSTTSQRLPATVTSAPTFSRLALAWIWIRFTHGPMRSCPGPDIPDRDVHAFDRRIDPETRLLLHETGQQLLADADLLTIPTTQATWAGITRRYG, encoded by the coding sequence GTGAGGGTCGCGCCGCTGCCGGTCCGCCCCACGCCACGTCCTGGGGAGCCTCTGTCCTCGTATGCGGCGCGGCTGGCTGACGCCAACGGTCTGGCCCGTGGCAGGGTCCTTCCGGCGTGGCGGCAGGACATCGACGTCCCGCCTACGGAGCTGTCCACCGTCGGCGCCCTGGCCGCGCTGGACCCTGCCGTGGCGACGCGGTTGACGATGGACCGGTACCCGCTGGCGATCCGTGGCCACGGACCTCAACGTCGTCACGGGTGGCGCCTGCACCACTCTGTGGCCTGGGTCTGCCCGTCCTGCACGGTGTCGACCGGCCACCGGGACCTGTTCTGGCAGACCGCGCTGGTGCCGGTCTGCCAGCGGTGCTCGTGCTACCTGATCCACGCTGGCTCCCCGCACGTCGCGGTGCCTGCGCACCCATGGGTCCTCGAGGTGGTCCAGGTCTTGGTCGAGTTAGCTGAGGCGTCGGTCGAGGAACCGGGTGCCAGGCGCGTGCTGTACCGGCGGCGACGCCGCTGCCAACAATTGGCCGCCACTATCGACGGCGGCTCCTTGGGCGTGGGGAGCGACCTGCCCCCGTTGGACCTGGTCGCGGCACGGACATGGGGGGCCTACCCCTGCCCGGACCCGACCACCGTCGCTGCCCTGCTGGTCATCACGGGCCCACGCCGTTCCCGACAGAGCAAGCCGGCTCACCTGCGCTGCCAGCAGTCGTCCACCTTCACGGGCGCTGACCGCGACCGGCTCGACTGGTTCCTCACCCGGCTGCGTCATCACGTGGATCACGACGACCTGCGCCCAGATCACGTCCCGAGCATGCTCCCGCCACCCCAAGGCGACGATGCGCGGAAACCCGGGGCATGGCTGTCGCTGACCCGTGCCGCCACCGCCATGCACATGCTCATCGCCGACGCATCCGGCCACAGCGAGACGCCGCAGGAGGCGATGACCGCGCTCGGGGTCCCAGGCATCCCGTCCAGCGCGCTCATCGACGGCATCGACACCGGCGAGGGCCTGCGCGAGCAGGACGGCGACCTGCTCACCACCGCGCTGCAGCAGCTGCTCGCCGACGGGCTCGTGGACTACCAGCGCCGCCGCGACATCCTGCGACCCGCCACCCGGCTACCCAGCACCACCAGCCAGCGACTGCCTGCCACGGTGACCTCGGCACCCACCTTCAGCAGACTGGCGCTGGCATGGATCTGGATCCGGTTCACCCATGGACCCATGCGCTCCTGCCCCGGGCCCGACATCCCTGATCGGGACGTGCACGCCTTCGACCGCCGCATCGACCCCGAGACGCGGCTGCTGCTGCACGAGACCGGACAGCAGCTCCTCGCCGATGCGGACCTGCTGACCATCCCCACCACCCAGGCCACCTGGGCGGGCATCACCCGGCGGTACGGATGA
- a CDS encoding TniQ family protein, translated as MTVAVALPVTVAPRDGESIESWLEHLADANGLTTAALLTHLRRRGVGTRYLTLAPAPATVRVLADLARVTEQDVHATTLAAYDGTALNLAGLDPDDRYSYRQVAARGWTPAHGTQACPTCLAETGTWRSAWRLLIVTTCLRHRSLLVAECPSCRRPFRDQRGSHLRRVGGATACGNPLGAGPTRQCQHDLTTIPTATVDDAVLALQTRVETALTDHAVTVLGEPMDAAAYLDDLRHLATLLLHLAGQPDAHRIGTWPSGLTREAARRTGERGPRWGLRPPDPPGLRAAALATADAVLSAPDLDTAASALTPWTELTPTTDDGPLGWLADRTVMTPTLTRLVLSARSRHRRLSHQLDTHPPTGAAMKINHKAVPQVIPHQQYLDHLTGASDSGAETVRLFASLSLARMHPDIKTWAAAAQALGMPGPVGTRCARACSGTMLIAAEEWQARIRAAIQDVPRYDYRAAEAKTEHRRHMSRWFEEWARKYRPGTHHTSLSYGLTWQWIHVAHAHLDLSPAWDGTTPTAKDRALYRQFETSLDGQQQSGLASALHKRA; from the coding sequence GTGACCGTTGCGGTCGCGCTGCCCGTCACCGTCGCACCCCGTGACGGGGAATCGATCGAGTCCTGGCTCGAGCACCTCGCAGACGCCAACGGCCTGACCACGGCCGCGCTCCTGACCCACCTCCGCCGGCGAGGTGTAGGCACCCGGTACCTGACCCTCGCGCCGGCGCCGGCCACGGTCCGCGTGCTCGCCGACCTTGCCCGCGTCACCGAACAGGACGTTCACGCCACCACCCTGGCCGCCTACGACGGGACCGCCCTCAACCTGGCCGGTCTCGACCCCGACGACCGGTACTCCTACCGTCAGGTCGCCGCCCGCGGCTGGACACCCGCCCACGGCACCCAGGCCTGCCCGACCTGCCTGGCCGAAACCGGGACCTGGCGCAGCGCGTGGCGACTCCTCATCGTCACCACCTGTCTTCGCCACCGCAGCCTGCTCGTCGCCGAGTGCCCCTCCTGCCGGCGGCCGTTCCGGGACCAACGCGGCTCGCACCTGCGCAGGGTGGGTGGGGCCACCGCTTGCGGAAACCCGCTCGGCGCCGGCCCTACCAGACAGTGCCAGCACGACCTCACCACCATCCCCACCGCAACGGTCGATGACGCCGTCCTGGCGCTTCAGACCCGCGTCGAGACCGCCCTCACCGACCACGCCGTGACGGTCCTCGGGGAGCCGATGGACGCGGCGGCGTACCTGGATGACCTGCGGCACCTCGCCACGCTCCTGCTGCACCTGGCAGGCCAACCCGACGCACACAGGATTGGCACCTGGCCCTCCGGCCTCACCAGGGAAGCAGCCCGACGCACCGGGGAGCGAGGACCACGGTGGGGCCTACGCCCACCGGACCCTCCGGGGTTGCGCGCAGCGGCGCTGGCTACCGCTGATGCGGTCCTTTCCGCACCCGACCTCGACACCGCCGCGTCCGCCTTGACGCCGTGGACCGAGCTCACCCCGACTACCGACGACGGCCCACTCGGCTGGTTGGCCGACCGCACTGTCATGACCCCGACGCTGACGCGGCTCGTGCTGTCCGCTCGGTCGCGTCACCGACGCCTGTCCCACCAGCTCGACACCCACCCACCGACCGGAGCGGCGATGAAGATCAATCACAAGGCTGTCCCGCAGGTCATCCCCCACCAGCAGTACCTCGACCACCTCACCGGTGCGTCTGACAGCGGCGCAGAGACGGTCCGGCTCTTCGCCTCCCTATCTCTGGCCAGGATGCACCCGGACATCAAGACCTGGGCGGCCGCCGCGCAAGCCCTCGGCATGCCCGGACCCGTGGGCACCCGCTGCGCACGCGCCTGTTCAGGCACGATGCTGATCGCGGCCGAGGAGTGGCAGGCCCGGATCCGGGCGGCCATCCAGGACGTGCCCCGCTACGACTACCGCGCCGCCGAAGCCAAGACCGAGCACCGCCGACACATGAGCCGCTGGTTCGAGGAATGGGCCCGCAAGTACCGACCCGGCACCCACCACACCAGTCTGAGTTACGGGCTGACGTGGCAGTGGATCCACGTCGCCCACGCCCACCTCGACCTCTCACCCGCCTGGGACGGCACCACACCCACCGCCAAGGACCGCGCCCTCTACCGCCAGTTCGAGACCTCCCTCGACGGCCAGCAGCAGAGCGGGCTCGCTTCCGCCCTGCACAAGCGCGCGTGA
- a CDS encoding AAA family ATPase: MARGDLLLALVQSGAGGDELAFRRAAEALIAEENAKKHGILASQLADALTRRRNPGSSVSPLSRSQESAGLFYESEPTSRMTDLVLPSAVRQATTDLIEEHHRRDLLRSHGVEPRHRILLEGPPGSGKTTLAEAVATEIAVPLLTVRYEALIGSYLGETASRLDVLFSAVRIRPCVLFFDEFDAVAKERGDTHETGEIKRVVSSLLVQIDRLPSHVIVIAATNHAELLDRAVWRRMQIRLSLPKATREGKIELLRSWSARTGVEFGKSARSIADRLRDVSYAELEDFAEDVQRRQILDGFDADPGAVTERLLKIWANRAKPALDLDG; this comes from the coding sequence ATGGCGCGCGGCGACCTGCTCCTGGCGCTGGTCCAGTCTGGTGCTGGCGGTGACGAGCTCGCCTTCCGGCGTGCCGCTGAGGCTCTCATCGCCGAAGAGAACGCAAAGAAGCACGGTATCCTCGCCTCCCAGCTCGCGGACGCTCTGACCCGGCGGAGGAACCCCGGATCCTCGGTCTCGCCACTCTCACGGTCCCAAGAATCAGCCGGCCTGTTCTACGAGTCCGAGCCAACTAGTCGGATGACCGACCTCGTGCTGCCCTCTGCCGTTCGCCAAGCAACGACCGACCTTATCGAGGAGCACCACCGCCGAGACCTTCTGCGCAGCCACGGTGTCGAACCACGCCACCGCATCCTACTGGAAGGCCCGCCCGGCAGCGGCAAGACCACCCTCGCTGAGGCCGTTGCCACTGAGATCGCAGTCCCGCTGCTAACCGTGCGCTACGAGGCACTGATCGGCTCCTACCTCGGTGAGACTGCCAGCCGTCTGGACGTACTGTTTTCCGCCGTCCGGATCCGGCCCTGCGTGCTCTTCTTCGACGAGTTCGACGCCGTCGCCAAGGAGCGCGGTGACACCCACGAGACCGGTGAGATCAAGCGCGTCGTCAGTTCTCTGCTGGTGCAGATCGACCGGCTCCCCAGCCACGTCATCGTCATCGCTGCCACGAACCACGCCGAGCTCCTCGACCGCGCGGTCTGGCGACGGATGCAGATCCGGCTCTCCCTTCCGAAGGCCACACGCGAAGGCAAGATCGAACTGCTCCGGTCCTGGTCGGCCCGCACCGGGGTAGAGTTCGGCAAGTCCGCACGCAGCATCGCCGACCGTCTGCGCGATGTCAGTTACGCAGAGCTCGAAGACTTCGCAGAGGACGTCCAACGCCGCCAGATCCTTGACGGATTCGACGCTGACCCAGGTGCAGTGACTGAGCGCCTCTTGAAGATCTGGGCAAACCGAGCCAAGCCGGCGCTCGATCTCGATGGCTGA
- a CDS encoding S8 family peptidase encodes MADEAAIERPLLWGPVGPPITFSPSNRGGSKVDLPSTARQGQRLASRFTDLDDAFDEQATLTASLGASDPQLVVVFEAIDEREDLSGVAARAGLEILAEVDREFEPDPDFPRKSVNQDLPVTGCLHAVCISGQAKANIITQWRKWQTTGKVDIGYAPLKRLFAHLKDARAWGPQDRVRTADVAAALEGMLPGDHTVEIELWYRQSEAARRRAEAEVATLIEQGGGQVISTAQVAEVGYHGMKCTVPLELLQGLAAGDYDAVAAVKSAHVMYLRVTAQSYLISQESPSASVGAAPLPASDPVLCVLDGVPIVNHPLLAGRIIVDDPDDLGSDTIVESELRRHGTAMASVCVWGDRNLNEAPAPRPVLVRPILTPARDTSDGWEELPDTVLAPDLMRRVFRELFAGDGQIPPTAPSVVVLNLSVGDPAVPFDGVISSWARTLDWLSAAYGVIVVVSAGNHTVLPVPGGTDALLALTGSDRAEAVNAGVAEMNPRRSLLAPADSINALCVGALNTDGAGDVHIAGYEFDPADGELIVNPTSALGGGHRRSVKPDVVAPGGRSLFRKPVAGDATQAEPARKTALGPGIKVAAVKGGEAFTVGTSPAAALVSRDAARAVDTVINLAGRSLTRSELAVATKALVAHTARVPENLLVHEELRHSAHGYGSPARHLADGCDSNEAAILYIGDIGENESRKLAFPLPNGLQERGIKRVSATLAWLSPVNWRHRQYRRAALEFSQPAGFTKLGTALGAVGDRPKRGTLQHVEWEVTKAVGVGQGSDLELTVNCKGQAGGLQGERVPFAVVLSLWVAPELNVDVYTQVQQQLAARLAVQAAPGVS; translated from the coding sequence ATGGCTGACGAAGCCGCCATTGAGCGACCCCTGCTTTGGGGACCCGTCGGACCGCCGATCACTTTTTCTCCGAGTAACCGCGGTGGTTCGAAGGTAGACCTGCCCTCGACGGCGAGACAGGGACAGCGGCTGGCCAGTCGCTTTACCGACCTCGACGACGCCTTCGACGAGCAAGCCACCCTGACCGCCTCCTTGGGTGCCAGCGACCCACAGCTCGTGGTCGTCTTTGAGGCCATTGATGAACGAGAGGACCTCAGCGGCGTCGCTGCTCGGGCGGGTCTGGAGATCCTCGCCGAGGTCGACCGTGAGTTCGAGCCCGACCCCGACTTTCCGCGCAAGTCCGTCAACCAGGACCTCCCGGTCACCGGATGCCTCCACGCCGTCTGCATCAGTGGGCAGGCAAAGGCCAACATCATCACCCAGTGGCGCAAGTGGCAGACCACCGGCAAGGTCGACATTGGATACGCGCCCCTCAAGCGTCTCTTCGCGCATCTCAAAGATGCTCGAGCCTGGGGACCCCAGGACCGGGTACGAACAGCCGACGTTGCCGCTGCCCTTGAGGGCATGCTCCCCGGCGATCACACCGTCGAGATCGAACTGTGGTATCGGCAGTCCGAAGCGGCTCGTCGACGAGCCGAGGCCGAGGTCGCTACCCTCATCGAGCAAGGCGGGGGCCAAGTCATCTCCACCGCCCAGGTCGCAGAAGTCGGCTACCACGGCATGAAGTGCACTGTCCCCCTCGAGTTACTCCAGGGCCTGGCCGCCGGCGACTACGACGCCGTAGCCGCAGTGAAGTCGGCGCACGTGATGTACCTGCGCGTCACAGCCCAGTCGTACCTCATCTCCCAGGAGTCACCATCTGCCTCGGTTGGTGCAGCCCCGCTCCCGGCCTCTGACCCGGTCCTATGTGTTCTCGACGGCGTTCCGATTGTGAACCACCCACTCCTCGCGGGCCGCATCATCGTCGACGACCCTGACGACCTCGGTTCCGACACGATCGTCGAGAGCGAGCTCCGGCGCCACGGCACTGCCATGGCCTCTGTCTGCGTGTGGGGCGATCGCAACCTCAACGAAGCACCGGCCCCACGCCCGGTCCTCGTCCGCCCGATTCTCACCCCTGCCCGCGACACCTCCGATGGCTGGGAAGAACTTCCCGACACTGTCTTGGCGCCCGACCTGATGCGGCGGGTCTTCCGCGAGCTCTTTGCAGGGGATGGACAGATCCCACCCACTGCTCCTTCAGTAGTGGTCCTTAACCTCTCCGTCGGGGATCCCGCTGTGCCGTTCGACGGGGTGATCTCCTCATGGGCACGAACCCTGGACTGGCTCAGTGCCGCCTACGGTGTCATCGTGGTCGTCTCCGCTGGCAACCACACCGTGCTGCCCGTGCCCGGGGGAACCGACGCCCTGCTTGCACTCACCGGCTCCGACAGAGCCGAGGCCGTTAACGCCGGCGTTGCCGAGATGAACCCACGACGTAGTCTCCTCGCGCCAGCCGACTCCATCAATGCACTCTGCGTCGGGGCGCTGAACACCGATGGAGCCGGCGACGTGCACATCGCGGGGTACGAGTTCGACCCGGCCGACGGGGAACTCATCGTCAACCCGACCAGCGCACTCGGAGGGGGACACCGCCGATCGGTCAAGCCCGATGTCGTCGCTCCGGGAGGGCGATCCCTGTTCAGGAAGCCCGTCGCGGGCGACGCAACTCAGGCTGAACCCGCCCGAAAGACGGCGCTCGGGCCCGGTATCAAGGTCGCCGCCGTCAAGGGCGGCGAGGCGTTTACCGTCGGCACAAGTCCCGCCGCCGCCCTGGTCTCTCGCGACGCTGCACGTGCCGTCGACACAGTCATCAATCTTGCCGGTCGGTCGCTAACTCGCTCCGAACTCGCGGTGGCCACGAAGGCACTCGTGGCGCACACGGCGCGCGTGCCCGAAAACCTCCTCGTTCATGAGGAACTCCGCCACTCGGCGCACGGGTACGGCTCGCCGGCTCGCCATCTCGCCGACGGCTGCGACTCCAACGAAGCCGCCATTCTCTACATCGGAGACATCGGTGAGAACGAGTCCCGCAAGCTCGCCTTCCCCCTTCCCAACGGCCTCCAGGAACGAGGGATCAAGAGAGTCTCGGCTACCCTTGCGTGGCTCTCTCCCGTCAACTGGCGACACCGCCAATACCGGCGCGCGGCGCTGGAGTTCTCCCAACCGGCCGGATTCACCAAACTCGGGACCGCGCTCGGTGCGGTCGGTGACCGTCCCAAACGAGGAACGCTCCAGCACGTCGAGTGGGAAGTCACCAAGGCCGTCGGGGTCGGTCAGGGCAGCGACCTCGAACTGACCGTGAACTGTAAGGGCCAAGCTGGCGGACTCCAGGGCGAGCGTGTGCCTTTCGCAGTCGTCCTCTCGCTGTGGGTTGCTCCCGAGCTCAACGTCGATGTCTACACCCAGGTGCAGCAGCAGCTCGCCGCGCGCCTCGCCGTTCAAGCAGCCCCGGGAGTCTCCTAA
- a CDS encoding VOC family protein, which translates to MSADFPVLLHTAIDTRDCRALGEFYRQLLGLHYREGDEPSTDGSPDDADWLVLLDDQGNRVVTIQEKKDTTAPTWPSEDVPMQMHMDFAVPTVEALHRHREHAEELGGRVLYDRTKDDDEPLFVMADPAGHPFCLLVQ; encoded by the coding sequence ATGTCTGCTGATTTCCCTGTGCTGCTGCACACCGCCATCGACACCCGTGACTGCCGAGCCCTCGGCGAGTTCTACCGCCAGTTGCTTGGTCTGCACTACCGCGAGGGAGACGAACCTTCCACCGATGGCAGCCCGGATGACGCCGATTGGCTCGTCTTGCTCGATGACCAGGGCAATCGAGTCGTCACGATCCAGGAGAAGAAGGACACCACGGCACCGACCTGGCCCTCAGAGGACGTGCCGATGCAAATGCACATGGACTTCGCGGTGCCCACCGTCGAAGCTCTGCATCGTCACCGTGAGCATGCCGAGGAACTGGGCGGCCGGGTGCTGTATGACCGGACGAAAGACGACGACGAACCACTCTTTGTCATGGCCGACCCAGCTGGACACCCGTTCTGTCTTCTCGTCCAGTAG
- a CDS encoding heavy metal-responsive transcriptional regulator, with protein sequence MRIGELAYAAGVTSQTIRFYESRGLLPETERGENGYRVYEESALARLRFIASAQAAGLTLSQIRSILDLRDAGNVPCQHVTTLLDTRLADVRTRIRDLTVLQEELEALLNRSRLLDPVDCADQDICQILSPSR encoded by the coding sequence GTGCGGATCGGAGAGCTTGCCTACGCGGCCGGAGTGACCAGCCAGACCATCCGGTTCTACGAGAGCAGGGGTTTGCTACCCGAGACCGAACGAGGCGAGAACGGCTACCGCGTCTACGAGGAATCGGCGCTAGCACGACTGCGTTTCATCGCCTCGGCGCAAGCCGCTGGGCTCACGCTGTCCCAGATCCGCAGCATCCTGGACCTGCGCGACGCGGGGAACGTCCCGTGTCAGCACGTCACCACGCTCTTGGACACCAGACTCGCTGACGTCCGCACACGAATCCGCGACCTCACGGTGCTGCAAGAAGAGCTCGAGGCCCTCCTCAATCGCAGCCGGCTGCTGGACCCCGTTGACTGCGCGGACCAAGACATCTGCCAGATCCTCTCTCCGTCGAGGTAG
- a CDS encoding alkylmercury lyase: protein MDVCLLYFEDCPNWKVTDRRLVAIAAEHPEVVVRRKRVETMEQAERVGFRGSPTVLVDGADLFASPDSAAGFSCRVYRTADGLEGAPTLEQLRVALGLTQEVTR, encoded by the coding sequence ATGGACGTCTGCCTGCTCTACTTCGAGGACTGCCCGAACTGGAAGGTTACTGACCGGAGGTTGGTCGCGATCGCGGCCGAGCACCCAGAAGTGGTGGTCCGGCGTAAGCGCGTAGAGACCATGGAACAGGCCGAGCGGGTGGGCTTTCGTGGTTCACCGACCGTCCTGGTCGACGGGGCCGACCTGTTCGCCTCACCAGATTCAGCAGCGGGGTTCTCGTGCCGGGTCTATCGCACGGCCGACGGTCTGGAAGGGGCACCGACCCTGGAACAGCTACGGGTTGCGCTGGGTCTGACGCAGGAGGTCACGCGATGA
- a CDS encoding dihydrolipoyl dehydrogenase family protein yields the protein MTYDYDLIVIGAGMAGVTAANKCASAGWEVAIVDALPYGGTCALRGCDPKKILRRGAEIIDSARLMRGKGIEDDGLSINWADLMVHKHGFTEPVPAKMEEGLCSNGVSTLHGTARFTGTNTVEIDDAPYSARHFLIATGARPRPLDFPGHEHLVDSTGFLNLPELPRRILFVGGGFISFEFAHIAARAGSTPVILDRKPRPLKAFDPGLVDLLIDRGAQAGIETWRSATVTAVEKTSTGYQVSIDESGRSRRAEFDLVVHGAGRTPELASLELDAADVEWDDDGVRVAAHLQSTSNPAVYAAGDAAGTPGMPLTPVAVFEGKVAASNMLKSTTTTPDYNGVPTTVFTIPELTRVGMLEEEAHEQDIDIDVRYSDTSSWYSNYRIGESTAATKILIDRSSDHIVGAHLLGPEYAELVNILGLAMKLGLTTHQLKSMTAAYPTVGSDLGSML from the coding sequence ATGACCTACGACTACGACCTGATCGTCATCGGTGCCGGCATGGCGGGCGTCACGGCGGCGAACAAGTGCGCGTCCGCGGGCTGGGAGGTCGCGATCGTCGACGCGCTGCCCTACGGCGGCACGTGTGCCCTGCGCGGGTGCGACCCCAAGAAGATCCTGCGCCGCGGCGCCGAGATCATTGACAGCGCCCGTCTGATGCGCGGCAAGGGGATCGAAGACGACGGCCTGTCGATCAACTGGGCCGACCTCATGGTGCACAAGCACGGCTTCACCGAGCCCGTCCCCGCAAAGATGGAGGAAGGACTGTGCAGCAACGGTGTCTCCACCCTGCACGGGACGGCGCGGTTCACCGGCACCAACACCGTCGAGATCGACGACGCCCCCTACAGCGCGCGACACTTCCTGATCGCCACCGGTGCACGCCCCCGCCCGCTGGACTTCCCCGGGCACGAGCACCTGGTGGACAGCACCGGTTTCCTGAACCTGCCTGAGCTGCCGCGTCGGATCCTCTTCGTCGGCGGTGGCTTCATCTCCTTCGAGTTCGCGCACATCGCCGCCCGGGCCGGCAGCACCCCGGTCATCCTGGACCGCAAACCACGACCGCTGAAGGCCTTCGACCCCGGCCTCGTCGACCTCCTCATCGACCGAGGCGCCCAGGCAGGCATCGAGACCTGGCGCTCGGCGACTGTCACCGCGGTGGAAAAGACCAGCACCGGCTATCAGGTGAGCATCGATGAATCGGGGCGGTCAAGGAGGGCCGAGTTCGACCTCGTCGTGCACGGTGCAGGCCGGACCCCCGAGCTCGCCAGCCTGGAACTGGACGCCGCCGACGTCGAGTGGGACGACGACGGGGTGCGCGTTGCAGCCCACTTGCAGAGCACCAGCAACCCAGCCGTCTACGCGGCCGGCGACGCGGCCGGCACCCCCGGTATGCCGCTGACCCCGGTCGCCGTGTTCGAGGGCAAGGTCGCCGCCTCGAACATGCTCAAGAGCACCACGACCACCCCCGACTACAACGGCGTACCCACCACCGTCTTCACGATCCCCGAGCTCACCCGGGTCGGCATGCTCGAGGAAGAAGCCCATGAACAGGACATCGACATCGACGTCCGATACAGCGACACCAGCAGCTGGTACTCCAACTACCGGATCGGGGAAAGCACCGCCGCGACCAAGATCCTCATCGACCGCTCCAGCGACCACATTGTGGGAGCGCACCTGCTCGGACCGGAGTACGCCGAACTCGTCAACATCCTCGGCCTGGCCATGAAGCTGGGACTCACCACCCACCAGCTCAAGTCGATGACCGCCGCCTACCCCACCGTCGGATCAGACCTGGGATCCATGCTCTGA
- the istA gene encoding IS21 family transposase, which produces MKERSRVEQFERIRRDRRDEGLSIRELARKHRVHRRTVRAALADAVPPPRKVPEREAPVTGAHVELVRSWLTQDLDAPRKQRHTARRVWQRLIEEEGAVVAESTVRNLVAGLRAEVAGSQTQVMIVQEHPPGEEAEVDFGEFRASIGGVVLRLWMFCMRLSHSGRAFHYAYANQSQESFLDGHVRAFAAFGGTPTGMIRYDNLKPAVIRCALGRERFEHPRFVALRSHYGFDSFYCQPGIEGAHEKGGVEGEIGRFRRRHLTPVPHVGSLAALNEAMAAADARDDARRIGARRVTVGAMFADEAPLLLALPPVPFDASAALSVRVDAKARVCVRQSYYSVPARYAGTRLDVALGATTVRVLDRGTVIAEHVRSLHKGSQDLVLDHYLEVLTRKPGALAGSSALATARANRTFTPVHEAYWRAARARLGDSGGTRALIEALLLHRTLPTHAVLTGITEATTAGVFDADVIAMTARRLLHATPSPPPVPVPEGAPPAALVHRPAPCLGSYDQLLTGAGA; this is translated from the coding sequence GTGAAGGAGAGATCGAGAGTGGAGCAGTTCGAACGTATCCGACGCGACCGGCGCGATGAAGGCCTGTCGATCAGAGAGCTCGCCAGGAAGCACCGTGTGCACCGGCGCACGGTCCGTGCGGCGTTGGCCGACGCGGTCCCACCGCCACGGAAGGTGCCCGAGCGTGAGGCACCTGTCACGGGTGCGCACGTGGAACTCGTGCGGTCCTGGTTGACGCAGGACCTGGACGCGCCCCGCAAGCAGCGGCACACCGCCCGCCGGGTCTGGCAGCGGCTGATCGAGGAGGAAGGAGCGGTCGTGGCCGAGTCCACGGTGCGCAACCTCGTGGCCGGCCTACGCGCCGAGGTCGCCGGGTCACAGACCCAGGTGATGATCGTCCAGGAGCACCCGCCGGGTGAGGAGGCCGAGGTCGACTTCGGTGAGTTCCGCGCCAGCATCGGCGGCGTCGTGCTGCGGCTGTGGATGTTCTGCATGCGCCTGTCGCACTCGGGCCGGGCGTTCCACTACGCCTACGCCAACCAGTCCCAGGAGTCTTTCCTGGACGGGCACGTGCGCGCGTTCGCCGCGTTCGGCGGGACACCGACCGGGATGATCCGCTACGACAACCTCAAGCCCGCGGTCATCCGGTGCGCGTTGGGCAGGGAACGGTTCGAACACCCACGCTTCGTTGCCCTGCGGTCGCACTACGGCTTCGACTCTTTCTACTGCCAGCCCGGGATCGAGGGCGCGCACGAGAAAGGCGGGGTCGAAGGAGAGATCGGCCGGTTCCGTCGCCGGCACCTGACCCCGGTCCCGCACGTGGGCTCCCTGGCCGCGCTGAACGAGGCGATGGCCGCCGCCGACGCCCGCGACGACGCCCGCCGCATCGGCGCCCGCCGGGTCACCGTCGGAGCCATGTTCGCGGACGAGGCCCCGCTGCTGCTGGCGTTGCCACCAGTCCCCTTCGACGCTTCGGCGGCACTGTCGGTGCGGGTGGACGCCAAGGCGCGAGTGTGCGTGCGCCAGTCGTACTACTCGGTCCCGGCCCGCTACGCCGGGACCCGCCTGGACGTCGCGCTCGGCGCCACGACCGTGCGGGTGCTGGACCGCGGCACGGTGATCGCCGAGCACGTCCGCTCCCTGCACAAGGGCTCCCAGGACCTGGTGCTGGACCACTACCTGGAGGTCCTGACCCGCAAACCCGGCGCCCTGGCCGGCTCGAGCGCGTTGGCGACCGCCCGGGCGAACCGGACGTTCACCCCGGTCCACGAGGCGTACTGGAGGGCCGCCCGTGCCCGCCTGGGCGACAGCGGCGGCACCAGGGCGTTGATCGAGGCGCTGCTGCTGCACCGCACCCTGCCCACCCACGCGGTGCTGACCGGGATCACCGAGGCCACGACAGCCGGGGTCTTCGACGCCGACGTCATCGCCATGACCGCCCGCCGGCTCCTGCACGCGACGCCCAGCCCGCCACCGGTGCCCGTGCCCGAGGGTGCACCACCAGCGGCCCTGGTCCACCGCCCGGCGCCCTGCCTGGGTTCCTACGACCAGCTGCTCACCGGGGCCGGAGCATGA